AAGAGAGATCACTGCAAAGCTAGGTGAAAGCAAACTATACATACATGATACAGTTGAGAATGAAGGGTATAATGAAACACCTTTTATGTTGTTGTATCATATGAATTTTTCGTATCCTGTAGTAAGTGAGGATTCAAGGCTGATTGTTCCTTCTATAAAGGTTGAGCCTGCTACCGATATAGCCGAGAAGGGCATAGATAAATATAATGTGTTTCAAGCCCCTACTCCAGGATATTTAGAGCAGGTTTTTTTCCATATGATGCCTAAAGATAAAGGTTTGGTAAAGGCGGCTTTGGTTAATGACAAATTAAAGTTAGGTGCATATGTACAATATTCACCTGAACAATTGCCCTATTTTACCCAATGGAAACAGATGGGGCAACAGGATTATGTTGTGGGATTAGAGCCCGGCAATTGTATTCCAGAGGGGAGAGTAAATGCCCGAGAAGGCGGAAGGCTACAGATTTTAAAACCAGGGGATAAAAAAGAATTTTGTATAGAGGCAGGAGTTTTATGGGGGAAGGAACAGATTGACACTTTGGAATGATGTATATAGAAAACAATAGGCAGACTATTCATAGTCTGCCTATTGTTTTTTGCAAGTATTTATAACCTCAGCTGTTCTAATAACTGGAAAAACCCGGGAAACGATATATCTACACATTCTGCATTGTTTATGGTGAGCCCATCTTTGCAGTTTAGTCCAGCGATGGATGCCGCCATGGCTATCCTATGGTCATTATGTGTATCTATTTGGGCGGAAGCAACAAAATCCCTGCAGCCTTGAATTATCATCCCGTCATCTTTGGGTTGTATTTTTGCGCCTATTTTATTCAATTCAGATGATATGGTGTTTATTCTATCTGATTCCTTTAGTTTTAGTTCCTGTGCATCCTTTATTACAGTAGTTCCTTGAGCACATGAGGCAGCGACAGCCAGTATGGGTATTTCATCTATCACCCTTGGAATTGTCTGTTTTTGTATTGTGACGGCTTTGAGGTGGGAAGATTTAACCAATATATCCCCAACAGGTTCATTGTTATATATTCTTTTATTCAATATTCTTATGTTTGCACCCATATTCAGCAGTACATCTATTATTCCTGTCCTAGTGGGGTTTATACCCACATTTTCAATTAAGAGGGAAGAGTTTTTGGAAGTCAGGGCTGCTACAATAAAAAAGGATGCAGAGGATATATCCCCTGGTATGTTGATGTCCCTTGAGATAAGTTGGTTACCTCCCTTAATTATAACCGAATTTTCCGAAACCGATATATCTGCTCCTAGGTATTCAAGCATTCTCTCGGTGTGATCTCTAGACTTAAAGGGTTCGCTAATTACTGTAGTACCGTTAGCATAAAGCCCGGCAAGTAAAATGCAAGATTTGACTTGGGCACTTGCTACCGGAGAAATATAATCTATCCCTTTTAAGTTACTGCCCTTTATTTTTAAGGGAGGATATTTATCTCGTTGGCCCCATATTTTTGCTCCCATCAGCCTTAATGGATGGATTATTCTGTCCATGGGGCGCTTTGATATAGATTCGTCACCGGCGATGATACTGTCAAACTTTTGGGCGGATAACAGTCCGGATAGCAGACGTATGGTAGTACCTGAATTGCCAACGTAAAGTGTAGTTTTAGCTGGAATTAATCCTTTCATACCTTTACCGGCAACATATATATGATTTTTATCTAGTTCTATTCTAACACCTGATTGTCTTAAGCATTCTATGGTATTCATGCAGTCTTTAGAGGTAACAAAATTTTTTATTTCAGAGTTTCCTTTGGCTATTGAGGATAGTATTATAGCCCTGTGGGATATTGATTTATCCCCCGGTATTTGGATCTTCTTGTCAAATGAGTCCAAAGGTTTTATTTTCTTTATCACTGAATACACCCCGTTTATTTTTTATAGCAGGAATAACCCTGAGTTTTTAAGATGTTAAAAGCGGATTCCCTTGTTTGGTAATCTTCAAAGGATATATTTAAACAGCCACGCTCCTGTTCCCTGCTATTTAAAATGCTTAAATTTTTTATATTGATGTTGTTATTCCCCAATATTGTAGTTATCTCACCTATGATGCCGGGTTTATCTTCTATATCTAAAATGACATCATATGTCCTGTATATTACATCTTTTGTTTTGTCTGCCCATCCATCTCTAAATATTTTGGCCTGCTTGAAATAATCATATATCCCTTTTAAATCTTTTTTATCCAGCAAAAAAGAGAAATTATGGAGCATTTGAATAAATTGATGGAGCAGATTTTTTATTTCATTATAGTTTGCGTCACATATATCTTTCCATATTTCTGGATTGGATGAAGAAATTCTGGTTATATCTTTAAATCCTCCTGCTGCTAACTTGTTGATATAAATATTATTTTGACTGTTTTTTTTGACTAGGTTTACCAAGGTAGCAGATATAACATGAGGCAAATGGCTTACAGCAGCTACAGTAGAGTCGTGTAATTCAGCATCCATTTCTATGGGTATAGCCCCTATCCTGGATATAAGAGATTTTAGGAATTCTATATCTGCTCTATCTGTATTTGGGAGGGGCGTCAATATATAGTAGGCATTTTGAAACAAATGTTTGCTGGCAGAGGCATAACCTGACTTTTCAGTACCTGCCATAGGGTGTCCTCCGATAAAACTTATAGGGGGACGAATGGCGTCCCCTGATTGTTTTAAAACAAATTGTTTTGTGCTGCCCACATCAGTTATTATACATTTATGTTTTATTAAAGATGTAATTTCATATATAATACCGGAGATCTTTTTAATGGGAGTACATATGAATATAATTTGTGAACCTTTAATAGAATCGTTGATATCCACATATCCTTCATCAATTGTTCTTCCTATCAATGCCAGTTTTATGTTTTCTGGATCTTTGTCAAATGCTACTATTTTTTCAACTTGCAGTGAAGACGATATTGCTTTTGCGAGAGAGCCTCCAATGAGGCCTAGTCCTACTATGGATATTTTGTTGTATTTCATTTTTGGAGATCACGTCCCATTATCGAAGCTATTTGTTTTATTTGCTCTGTAAGTTCATCGAATTTTTTAGGGGTAATGGACTGGGGACCATCTGAAAGTGCGTGTTTGGGATCAGGGTGTACTTCCACCATCAAACCATCAGCCCCTGCAGCTATAGCCGCCCTGGACATGGGAGATACCAGCTTCCAGCTGCCGGTAGCATGACTGGGATCTACTATTATTGGCAAATGACTTTTAAGCTTGATGATAGGTACAGAACTTAAGTCAAGGGTATTCCGGGTATAAGTTTCAAATGTTCTTATACCTCTTTCACATAACACTATGTTGTAGTTACCTTCACTCATGATATATTCTGCGGCGTTCAGCCATTCTTCAATGGTGGCTGATAGCCCTCTCTTGAGCAAAACAGGTTTATCTGTTTTGCCTATTTCTCTAAGAAGTTGGAAATTCTGCATGTTTCTTGCGCCTATCTGAATCATGTCTACATATTTCAGAGCTATTTCCAATGTTTTCAGACTGATTACCTCGGATACTATAGGTAGCCCTGTTTCCATTTTAGCCTCATGTAAAAACTTTAAGCCTTGTTCTTCTAGCCCTTGAAACGAGTAGGGTGATGTTCGAGGTTTAAATGCCCCTCCCCTTAAAATATGAGCACCTTTTTCTTTTATATCTTTAGCTATTGAAAGCAGCTGATCATGATTTTCTATGGCACAGGGCCCAGCAATTATTACAACTTTATCAGAACCTATCTTCACATTACCTACCTTGATGATGCTGGATTCGGGTTTGAAAGTTTTGCTTACCAATTTGAAAGAATCTATGATAGGGACGACTTTTTCTACCCCATCCAAGAGCTCTATAGGTGTATCCGACAAAACCCTTTTATCGCCTATCACACCGATTATAGTCCTGTGAATTCCTGTAGAGATGTGGACACCAAGACCGAGATTTTTCAGCATATCAGAAATATTGTCCACCTGTTTTTGTGTGGCATCCGGTTCCATAACTATTACCATACTATAACCTCCATTCTACAAACCAAAATATAATTTTATTATTCCCGTACTACCGTACTGCTATAGATAAAAAACTTTTCAAAGCATCAGGGACAGTCCCCGGCGCTTTGATATTTTCTGTATCCTGTGCGTATATGCTCCTGTTTAGTGTGCTTAATCTATATATTCAATATTCTCTGGGCACATTCTATAAAATATTCATTTTGCTCAGCAGTTCCGATGGTGAGTCGTATCCAATCATCCATTCCATATATATCCCCTGAGCGTACTATGATGCCGTTTTTGAGACATTCTTGGAAGAATATTTTGCTGTGCATTTTTACATTTACCATGATGAAATTTGTTTGGCTGGGTATGTATTCCAATCCAAGACGTTCAAATTCTTGGTAAAGATATTTTTTGCCTTGTTCATTGATGTTTATTACAGTTTGCAAAAAATCTGTATCATCCAAAGCAGCTGTTGCGGCATTATGTGCCAGTCTATTGACGTTGAAAGGACCACGTACTCTATTCAGATAGTCTATTATGTCCGGACTTGATAGTGCATATCCCGCTCTCAATGAGGCCAGGCCGTATGCCTTTGAAAATGTTTTGAGTATTATTATATTATCGAATTTTTCTAGAAGATCTATTGAATTAGGATAATTTTGGTCTGTTACATATTCTGCATAGGCTTCATCTAAAACAACCAGTACATCCTTTGGGATATTATTCAACAGATCCAGCTGTTGTTGTTCCGAATACATAGTGCCTGTGGGATTGTTTGGGTTGCATAACCATATCAATTTGGTTTTTTTAGTGATAGAGCGGGCGAAACTCTCTAAATCCAATGTGTAGTTTTTAAGTGGAAGTTCTACTGGATCCCCTTCCATGATTTTTGTTGCCGATACATATCGTGGGAAGGAGGGATAGGGCATTAGTACTTGGTCACCTTTATCGATAAAGGTTTGTGCGATTATGCCTATCAGTTCATCAGAGCCTGCCCCGCATAGAATTTGGTCATGTTCTATGTTATATTTTTGGGATATCTTTTCCCGAAGCTGGGCACAATTTCCGTCTGGATAAAGAGCCAGCTCATCTAATGTATCAGAAATAGCTTGTTTGGCTTTTGGTGAACAACCGATAGCATTTTCGTTAGAAGCAAGTTTTATTACCCTTTCCAGACCTAGCTCATTTTTCACTTCCTCTATAGGCTTGCCTGGTATGTAAGGCGATAGTTCATTTATTATCTTTCTGTGTTTTATTGTCATTTATATTTCCTCCTATGGTATTTTTATTGAACCGTATTTCACTGCGGTTATGAGTATTTATAGTATCCTTTGACCGAGGGCCCACATTACTGTGTCTTTGTCCACGTCCCTGAAAACATCCACTTTGCCTAAACTGGTAGGGAGTATAAATGTTATTTTTCCTGATATATTTTTTTTATCCCTTCCCATGTTATTATATAATAATTCTGTATCGATATCTTTAAATTTTGTGGGTAGCCTGGCTTTATTTAATGTTTTTAATATAAGCTGGAAGTAACTTTGTTCTATTAGACCTAGTTTTAGAGCTATAAGACTTTCAACCACCATTCCAATGGAAACTGCTTGGCCATGCGTATAGACATTGTAACCTGTAGAACTTTCAATACTATGGCCTACAGTGTGTCCAAAGTTCAGTATAGCTCTCAATCCTGTTTCATGCTCATCTATTTCAACAACGTTTGATTTGATTTTACAGCATGTTTTTATAAGGTGCACTAAAGCTTTATAGTTATAATTTAAAATATCATCAATATTTGTATACAGCCATTTTAAAAACCTATAATCGTATATGATGCCATATTTTATAACTTCGGCTAGGCCGGAGTAAAGCTCTTTATCAGGGAGAGTGGTTAATGTTTCCGGATCTATTATGACTGCTTTCGGTTGGTAAAAGCATCCGATTATATTTTTGGCTTTGTCATGGTTCACTGCCACTTTACCTCCGATGCTGCTATCTACTTGTGCCAAAAGCGAAGTGGGAATTTGGATGAAATTTATTCCCCGCATATAAGTAGCTGCCACAAACCCGCCTAGATCACCTGCCACTCCTCCGCCAAGGGTGATGATGGAGGATTTGCGTGTGAGCTGGTTATCCAGAGCGAACGAATATATAGGCTGGGCGCAAAGGTAATGCTTGCTTTTTTCCCCTGGTTTTAAAATATATTCATATACTTGATAGCCTTGATTTTGGAGATTTTTTTTAACCATATCTCCATATATGGGAATTACATTTTCATCAGAGATTATCAGTATTTTTTTATCGCTATCTATTCCATCCATTATCTTGTGGGTATCTTTAATTATCGATTTTTCTATATAAATATGATAACTGTTTTTACCCAGATCAACTTTTATTTTTTCCACATCCACTTACCCCTTTAAAGAGAATTTATATATTCTATATATGTGTTATAATTATATTCTAATTCCTCCATACAATCGCCGCCAAATTTTTCTACCACTGCACAGGCGATGCTCCAAGATACTGCACATTTTCCAACGATGCTTGCAGCGGGCACTGCGCAGGCGTCAGACCTTTCTATCGATGCTTTTATATTGTCTTTAGATTCCACATGTATGCTGTTTAATGGTTTATATAAGGTGGGGATGGGTTTCATGGCTGCTTTCAATACTATCTGTTCACCATTTGATATTCCGCCTTCTATTCCGCCTGCATTATTTGTCTTTCTGAAAAAGTTCCGATCAGGCTTATAGAATATTTCATCATGGACAGATGAACCGTTAAGTTCTGCACTTTTAAATCCCAATCCTACTTCTACCCCTTTGATTCCCTGTATGCTCATCAAAGAATAACACAGAGAGGCATCCAACTTTCTGTCCCAATGTACATGGCTGCCTATACCTGCAGGTAGACCTTCAATTATTATTTCAAATATGCCACCTATAGTATCACCGTTTGCTTTTGCATCATCAATTGCACTTATCATTTGTGACTCAGTTGTTTTATCTATACATCTCACAGGAGATTTATCGGCATCGGAGATGATCTGTTTTATATCCCTATCATAATTTAAGGAATGAAGACTTGCTTCTCCTATTTGTATTACATGGCTTGCAATTTTGATGTTCAGCCGTTCCAGCAGTTGCCCTGCAAGAGAACCTACTGCAGTTCTTATGGCTGTTTCCCTAGCACTTGCTCTTTCCAGTATATTTCTGATATCTTTTTGCCTATACTTAATATATCCAGCAAGGTCAGCATGACCAGGTCTAGGCATTTTGACTGCTTTGAGTTCTTGTTCCGCGTTTAAAGGATGCATTATGTTGTGCCAATTACCCCAATCTCTGTTATATATTTGTAGAGTTATAGGACTTCCAAGTGTACGCGAATTTCTTATACCACTTAATATTTCAACTTTATCAGATTCTATGGACATTCTCTTTCCTCTCCCATGTCCCTGTTGCCGCCTAAAGAGATCATCATTTATCTTGTCAATGGAAACATTCAGATTTGCAGGCATACCCTCGATAATAGCAGTTAACGCTTTTCCATGGGATTCGCCAGCGTCAAGAAATCTTAACATTTTATACACCCCATAATTCTCTATTAATATATCTATCTTTACAGCTCATTATATAGGAAATATAGTTTAAAATAAATGATAAGTGAAAACCCAATAGAATAAATATAAAGTATTGTTATTTATTTTTAATAATTTTCAAAGATTGTACAATTAAATTGAAATAAAGTCAATGTTTATTCAAATATTTGAAGGAAAAAATATAAAAAGGTAGAATACAATATAGGAGGAGGCTGTGGGAATAAGCAGGCAATATATAGCAAATAATATCCATAAAATCACCGGATTATCAGCCATATTTGTAAATAATAGGGATTAATAACTTCCAATAACATTGAGGGGGAATGATTTAATGAACAAATACCAAAAGGACAAGATAAGAAACATAGCAATGATCGGGCATGGAGGAGATGGAAAGACTACATTAACAGAGGCAATGTTATTTAATGCAAATGCAACAGACCGTTTTGGGAAAGTGGAAGACGGCACAACAGTTTCGGACTTTGATCAAGAGGAGATAAGAAGGCAGATATCAATTTCCACTTCTGTAGCACCCTGTGAATGGAAGAATCATAAAATTAATATAATAGATACTCCCGGATATTTTGATTTTGTAGGGGAGATGCTTGAAGGTGTTAGGGTTGCAGATGGAGCTGTGATTGTGTTGAGTGCTGTGTCCGGTGTTGTAGTTGGTACTGAAAAGGCATGGGATTATACAACTCAAAGGGATATGCCCAAGATGTTTTTTATAAATCAGATGGACAGGGAAAATGCAAACTTCAATAAGACTATTGAGCAATTAAAGGAAAAGTATGGGACAGCGATTGCACCGCTTCAGGTTCCAATAATGGATGGTGCAAAGTTTAAAGGTTTTGTTGATGTGGTGAATATGAGGGCAAGGGAATTTGATGGGAAAAATATCAAAGATATAGATATCCCCTCAGGAATGGAGGAACAGATATCTCCTGTAAGAGAGATGATTGTCGAAGCTGTTGCGGAAAATGATGATGAGCTGTTAGAAAAGTATTTTGCAGGAGAAGAGCTGACCAATGAGGAAATACGTAATGGCTTACGTGACGGTGTGGTAAAGGGAAGAATAGTGCCTGTGATGTGTGGAGCAGCGGCTATAAATGCAGGTGTCCAGGTACTTATGGACAATATTTTGGATTTTATGCCTTCGCCCGTTGATAGGCCTTGCCAGGTAGCCCAGAAGCTGGATTCTGATGAACAAATTGAATTAAATGTAGACGAGAAAGGTCCTTTTGCTGCACTTGTGTTCAAGACTATAGCTGATCCTTTTGTTGGTAAATTATCTATCTTTAAGGTGTACTCAGGTGAAATTAATTCTGATTCTGTTGTGTATAATCCAAACAGGGAACAAAAAGAGAAGGTTGCTCAAATTTATTTTATGAAGGGCAAAAAACAAATAAGCACAGACAAGGTATCTGCCGGTGATATTGCTGCAGTTTCCAAGTTACAGTACACAATGACAGGCGATACATTATGTGATCCATCAAACAAGGTAAAGCTAGATGAAATAGATTTCCCTGAAACATCTATTTCTATGGCGGTTCAGCCCAAATCGCAGGGAGATGAAGAAAAGATTTCTTCTGGTCTGCAGAGACTTTCTGAAGAGGATCCCACTTTTAAAATAGAGAAAAATGCAGAAACTAAGGAATTACTTATTTCAGGTGTAGGAGAATTACATCTAGAAGTTATAACAAAAAGACTCCAGAACAAATTTGGTGTAGAGGTAGTGTTAAACGAACCTAAAATACCTTATAGAGAAACTATAAAAAAGAAAGTGAGTTCTGAAGGGAAACATAAAAAACAAAGTGGAGGACATGGACAATATGGCCATGTATTTATAAATTTTGAACCTGCTCCTGAAGATGCAGAAGAGGATTTTGTATTTGTTGATAAAATTGTAGGTGGAGTTGTCCCAAGGCAATATATCCCGGCAGTGGAAAAAGGCTTAAAGGAGTGTATAGAGCAAGGTGTGTTAGCGGGATATCCTGTAGTTAAACTTCAGTGTACATTATACGACGGTTCGTATCATCCTGTCGATTCTTCAGAAATGGCTTTCAAGGTTGCTGCTTCCATAGCATACAAAAAAGGTTTAGCAGAAGCTAACCCGGTTATATTAGAACCCGTGATGCGTGTTGAGGTGCTTGTCCCAGAAGAATATATGGGTGATGTAATAGGCGATATAAATAGAAGACGAGGCAGGATATTAGGAATGAACCCTAAAGGCTCTCAGCAGCAAGTAGTTGCAGAAGTTCCCCAGGCTGAAATGTTCAGATATACAACTGACTTAAGGTCTATGACTCAGGCAAGAGGCAGTTTTACTGCACGTTTTGAAAGGTATGAAGAAGTGCCTCCGAATATTGCTGAAAAGATCATCGAAGAAAGCAAAAAAGAAGAGTAAAAAAATGCCGTCTAACAATGACGG
The Clostridia bacterium DNA segment above includes these coding regions:
- a CDS encoding aldose 1-epimerase family protein yields the protein MAKLYGREFTKQEIRSYVGNISNIAGAKRYILKEGKADGVEAVDVKTGTGFNFTVLPGRGMDIAWVDYCGIPISWMSKAGIGAAKYFENDGICFLRNFFGGLLTTCGLTHAGGPQEDNGEKLGLHGRISNIPANNVSVEEYWDEDDLFIKVKGKVRQAMVFGENLVLTREITAKLGESKLYIHDTVENEGYNETPFMLLYHMNFSYPVVSEDSRLIVPSIKVEPATDIAEKGIDKYNVFQAPTPGYLEQVFFHMMPKDKGLVKAALVNDKLKLGAYVQYSPEQLPYFTQWKQMGQQDYVVGLEPGNCIPEGRVNAREGGRLQILKPGDKKEFCIEAGVLWGKEQIDTLE
- the aroA gene encoding 3-phosphoshikimate 1-carboxyvinyltransferase gives rise to the protein MKKIKPLDSFDKKIQIPGDKSISHRAIILSSIAKGNSEIKNFVTSKDCMNTIECLRQSGVRIELDKNHIYVAGKGMKGLIPAKTTLYVGNSGTTIRLLSGLLSAQKFDSIIAGDESISKRPMDRIIHPLRLMGAKIWGQRDKYPPLKIKGSNLKGIDYISPVASAQVKSCILLAGLYANGTTVISEPFKSRDHTERMLEYLGADISVSENSVIIKGGNQLISRDINIPGDISSASFFIVAALTSKNSSLLIENVGINPTRTGIIDVLLNMGANIRILNKRIYNNEPVGDILVKSSHLKAVTIQKQTIPRVIDEIPILAVAASCAQGTTVIKDAQELKLKESDRINTISSELNKIGAKIQPKDDGMIIQGCRDFVASAQIDTHNDHRIAMAASIAGLNCKDGLTINNAECVDISFPGFFQLLEQLRL
- a CDS encoding prephenate dehydrogenase, with the translated sequence MKYNKISIVGLGLIGGSLAKAISSSLQVEKIVAFDKDPENIKLALIGRTIDEGYVDINDSIKGSQIIFICTPIKKISGIIYEITSLIKHKCIITDVGSTKQFVLKQSGDAIRPPISFIGGHPMAGTEKSGYASASKHLFQNAYYILTPLPNTDRADIEFLKSLISRIGAIPIEMDAELHDSTVAAVSHLPHVISATLVNLVKKNSQNNIYINKLAAGGFKDITRISSSNPEIWKDICDANYNEIKNLLHQFIQMLHNFSFLLDKKDLKGIYDYFKQAKIFRDGWADKTKDVIYRTYDVILDIEDKPGIIGEITTILGNNNINIKNLSILNSREQERGCLNISFEDYQTRESAFNILKTQGYSCYKK
- the aroF gene encoding 3-deoxy-7-phosphoheptulonate synthase, producing MVIVMEPDATQKQVDNISDMLKNLGLGVHISTGIHRTIIGVIGDKRVLSDTPIELLDGVEKVVPIIDSFKLVSKTFKPESSIIKVGNVKIGSDKVVIIAGPCAIENHDQLLSIAKDIKEKGAHILRGGAFKPRTSPYSFQGLEEQGLKFLHEAKMETGLPIVSEVISLKTLEIALKYVDMIQIGARNMQNFQLLREIGKTDKPVLLKRGLSATIEEWLNAAEYIMSEGNYNIVLCERGIRTFETYTRNTLDLSSVPIIKLKSHLPIIVDPSHATGSWKLVSPMSRAAIAAGADGLMVEVHPDPKHALSDGPQSITPKKFDELTEQIKQIASIMGRDLQK
- the hisC gene encoding histidinol-phosphate transaminase, which codes for MTIKHRKIINELSPYIPGKPIEEVKNELGLERVIKLASNENAIGCSPKAKQAISDTLDELALYPDGNCAQLREKISQKYNIEHDQILCGAGSDELIGIIAQTFIDKGDQVLMPYPSFPRYVSATKIMEGDPVELPLKNYTLDLESFARSITKKTKLIWLCNPNNPTGTMYSEQQQLDLLNNIPKDVLVVLDEAYAEYVTDQNYPNSIDLLEKFDNIIILKTFSKAYGLASLRAGYALSSPDIIDYLNRVRGPFNVNRLAHNAATAALDDTDFLQTVININEQGKKYLYQEFERLGLEYIPSQTNFIMVNVKMHSKIFFQECLKNGIIVRSGDIYGMDDWIRLTIGTAEQNEYFIECAQRILNI
- the aroB gene encoding 3-dehydroquinate synthase, encoding MEKIKVDLGKNSYHIYIEKSIIKDTHKIMDGIDSDKKILIISDENVIPIYGDMVKKNLQNQGYQVYEYILKPGEKSKHYLCAQPIYSFALDNQLTRKSSIITLGGGVAGDLGGFVAATYMRGINFIQIPTSLLAQVDSSIGGKVAVNHDKAKNIIGCFYQPKAVIIDPETLTTLPDKELYSGLAEVIKYGIIYDYRFLKWLYTNIDDILNYNYKALVHLIKTCCKIKSNVVEIDEHETGLRAILNFGHTVGHSIESSTGYNVYTHGQAVSIGMVVESLIALKLGLIEQSYFQLILKTLNKARLPTKFKDIDTELLYNNMGRDKKNISGKITFILPTSLGKVDVFRDVDKDTVMWALGQRIL
- the aroC gene encoding chorismate synthase; the encoded protein is MLRFLDAGESHGKALTAIIEGMPANLNVSIDKINDDLFRRQQGHGRGKRMSIESDKVEILSGIRNSRTLGSPITLQIYNRDWGNWHNIMHPLNAEQELKAVKMPRPGHADLAGYIKYRQKDIRNILERASARETAIRTAVGSLAGQLLERLNIKIASHVIQIGEASLHSLNYDRDIKQIISDADKSPVRCIDKTTESQMISAIDDAKANGDTIGGIFEIIIEGLPAGIGSHVHWDRKLDASLCYSLMSIQGIKGVEVGLGFKSAELNGSSVHDEIFYKPDRNFFRKTNNAGGIEGGISNGEQIVLKAAMKPIPTLYKPLNSIHVESKDNIKASIERSDACAVPAASIVGKCAVSWSIACAVVEKFGGDCMEELEYNYNTYIEYINSL
- the fusA gene encoding elongation factor G; the encoded protein is MNKYQKDKIRNIAMIGHGGDGKTTLTEAMLFNANATDRFGKVEDGTTVSDFDQEEIRRQISISTSVAPCEWKNHKINIIDTPGYFDFVGEMLEGVRVADGAVIVLSAVSGVVVGTEKAWDYTTQRDMPKMFFINQMDRENANFNKTIEQLKEKYGTAIAPLQVPIMDGAKFKGFVDVVNMRAREFDGKNIKDIDIPSGMEEQISPVREMIVEAVAENDDELLEKYFAGEELTNEEIRNGLRDGVVKGRIVPVMCGAAAINAGVQVLMDNILDFMPSPVDRPCQVAQKLDSDEQIELNVDEKGPFAALVFKTIADPFVGKLSIFKVYSGEINSDSVVYNPNREQKEKVAQIYFMKGKKQISTDKVSAGDIAAVSKLQYTMTGDTLCDPSNKVKLDEIDFPETSISMAVQPKSQGDEEKISSGLQRLSEEDPTFKIEKNAETKELLISGVGELHLEVITKRLQNKFGVEVVLNEPKIPYRETIKKKVSSEGKHKKQSGGHGQYGHVFINFEPAPEDAEEDFVFVDKIVGGVVPRQYIPAVEKGLKECIEQGVLAGYPVVKLQCTLYDGSYHPVDSSEMAFKVAASIAYKKGLAEANPVILEPVMRVEVLVPEEYMGDVIGDINRRRGRILGMNPKGSQQQVVAEVPQAEMFRYTTDLRSMTQARGSFTARFERYEEVPPNIAEKIIEESKKEE